The genomic window ATGCGGTCCCCTTGCCGTTTCTAGATTGGCGCAGAGCTAGGCGTCGAGCTTGAGCAGGGGCTCGATGATTCTCGCCACCGCCTTGGAGGTCTCGCTGTCTGGGTAGACCTTGCTGTAGTCGAAACCCTCGTCGCCCGCGCGGGCAAGCTCGGGATCGAAGGGAATGCGGCCGAGGAACGGCACGCCCGTCTCCAGGGCCAGCTTCTCGCCGCCGCCGGTGTTGAATATCTCGTGCTGCTTGCCGCAGTCGGGGCAGACGAAGCCGCTCATGTTCTCGACGATACCCAGAACCTTGGCGTCCACGAGGCCCACGAAGGTGATGGAGCGGCGAACGTCGTCCACGGCCAGCATGTGCGGCGTGGTCACGATCACGGCCTTGGCCGAGGGGCTCAAAAGCTGCATCACGGTCAGGGGCTCGTCGCCCGTGCCCGGAGGGCAGTCCACGATCAGGTAGTCGAGGTCGCCCCAGGCCACGTTCTGGATGAACTGACGGATCACGCCGATTTTCACCGGCCCGCGCCAGATCACGGCGTCGCTGTCCGTGGGCAGCAAAAAGCCCGTGGACATGACCCACAGATTGCGCGCGTAGGGCACCGGCTCGATGGAGTTGTCGTTCATGCCGGGCTGCTGGCCCTTGAGGGACAGAAGACGCGGGATGGACGGCCCGTGCACGTCCACGTCGAGCAGGCCGACCTTCTTGCCCGCCTGGGCCAGGGACATGGCGATGTTCGCCGCCACCGTGCTCTTGCCAACGCCTCCCTTGCCGGAGAGGACCACGATCTTGTGCTTGATGCGTGAAAGGACGTTTTGCAGCTCTTTTTCCGCCTCGCTTGGGCCGCCGCAGGAATCTTTCTCCTTGGGCGAGCAGGACGAGGCCGAGGGACAGCCCGAACAGCTCTGACTCATATGAATTCCTCCAAAATGGTTCGTCTCGTTCAGGATCTGGCCTTGCCCGCCCGCGCCGTGCGCAGCCAGTCGTACCAGGCGTTCAGCCCTTCGCCGCTGCGGCACGAGACTGGGAATACGGCGATGTCCTCGTTCAATTTCTTGGCGTGGGCCGTGGCCTTTTCCAGATCGAAATCGACATAGGGCAGCAGGTCGGTCTTGTTCAGGACCATGACCGCCGAGATGTGGAAGAGCAGGGGGTATTTTTCGGGCTTGTCGTCGCCTTCGGCCACGGAGAGCAGGGCCACGTTGAAGTCCTCGCCCACGGAGAACTCGGCCGGACAGACGAGGTTGCCCACGTTCTCCACGAAAAGGATGTCGAGGCCGTCGAGGTCGATGGAGTTCAGGGCCTCCATGACCATGGAGCCGTCGAGGTGGCAGCCGCCCTCGGTGTTGACCTGCACGGCCTGGGCGCCGGTGGCGGCCACGCGGCGGGCGTCGTTGTCGGTTTGCAGGTCGCCTTCGATGACCGCCATGCGCATCTCGGGCGCGAGGTCCGTGAGGGTGCGCTCAAGCAGAGAGGTTTTGCCCGCGCCGGGCGAACTCATCAAGTTCAGGACCAGTATGCCCTTCTCGGCGAAGAGTTTCTTGAGTTGGCCCGCGATGCGGTCGTTGGCTTCGAGGATGTTGCGGACCACGGGTATCTGCATGGGAGCCTCCTATTCGGCCTCGATGTGGGATATGTGCAGTTCACGGCCGCCGATGACTTCGTGTCCGATCTGTTCGCCGCAGGCCGGACAGGGCGCGGCCACGGCCGCGAGATTTTCGGGTTCGAACTCCAGGCGGCAGCCGCCGCAGCGCATGCGCAAGGGAGCCTCTTGCATCGTAAGCTCGGCTCCAGCCAGTTCCGTGCCCTCGGTCATCACCTGCCAGGCGAATTCGAGGGCCTCGGGCACCACGTTGGTCAGCCTGCCGTGGACGACCGTGACCGCCAAGAGCCGGGTCACGCCATGGCGGCCCATCTCCTGGCGGATGATGTCCATGAGGCTTTGGACGACGGACATTTCGTGCATGGGTCAGGGCTATACCGGAACGAAAGCCAGGGGGCAAGGCATCGGGAGCCGCCCTTCCGCCCCCTTTTGTTTTTCACGTACCCGCTTGGAGTATCTTCCCGGTTTATTTGGTCTTGACTTCACGCGCCGTATCGCGTTCATTCCCCGCAGCAAAAGCCCCGGCGGAAGCGCTAGTTGCCGCTTACGAGGTTTTTCACGCCGTTGACCCGAAAACGCGGGCCGTTCCATCCAGGATGGGAGTAAGGCCTGACGCGCGCCCCGAAAGGAGTCCGGTCATGTACGTCGGTCTGAAGATGCTCAAGAAATTCGTCACCGCGACGCCCAAGACCCTGGTCAAGGACGCACGCCGCCTGCTTGAGGAGCAGCGGCTGTGGATGCTCCTGGTCATGGAGGGCGACCGTCTCGTCGGCTACGTGAGGCTTGAGGATATCATGGCCGCGCTGCCGTCCATCATGACCACGCTCGAAAAGCACGAACTCAACTATCTGCTTTCCAAGCTGACCGTGGAAAAGATCATCAGGAAGGACATCACCTCCGTCTCACCGACCATGGACATCGAGAGCGCCGCCAAGATCATGCACGACAAGAACTTGGCGGGCCTTGCCGTGGTTGACGACGATACAGGCAAGCTCCTTGGCTACATCAACCGTTCCGTGATGCTCGAAGTTCTGGTCGAGGAAATGGGGCTGCTCGCGGGCGGCAAGCGTATCGTCTTCGAGGTTGCGGACCGGCCAGGAGTGATCCACGAGGTTTCCGGCATTATCGCCCAAAAGGGGGTGTCCATCATCTCCACGGGCACTTTCTTCCACGAGAACCGGCGCATGGTCGTCATCCGCGTGGCCACCGAGGATGAGTCGCCCATCGCGGCCGCACTCCAGGAACGGGGCTACAAACTGGTCACGGCCGCGGATTTTGTGGGGGAGTGGCTCTAGCATGCCCATGCTCTCCGTCGACAAGGTGACCCTGACGTTCAAGGGCATCGCCGCCCTGATGGATGTGAGCTTCTCCATCGAGGAGGGCAGCATCTGCTCGCTCATCGGCCCCAACGGCGCGGGCAAGACGAGCATGCTCAACTGCATCTCCGGGCGCTACACCCCGGATTCCGGAAGCATCACCCTGAACGGCCAAGACCTCCTGCGCATCCCGGCACACCGCCGCACCCGGCTTGGCCTCTCGCGCACGTTTCAGAACATCGCATTGTTCAAGGGCCTCTCCGTGCTCGACAACCTCATGGTCGGCCGCCACGCCCGCATGGACTACGGCATTCTGGCAGGCATGCTTTATTTCGGTCGCGCGCGGCGCGAAGAGGACGCCCACCGCCGCCGCGTGGAGGAGATCATCGACTTTCTGGGGCTCTCGCCCTACCGCCACCATCCCGCGGGCAAGCTGCCCTACGGCGTGCAGAAGCGCGTGGAACTCGGGCGGGCCCTGGCCGCCGAGCCGCGCCTCGTGCTCCTGGACGAGCCCATGGCGGGCATGAACCTGGAGGAGACCGAGGACATGGCCCGCTACATCCTTGATCTCAACGAGGAGTGGGGCGTCACGGTCTTCCTGGTGGAGCACGACATGGGCGTGGTCATGGACATCTCGGACCGCGTGGTGGTCCTGGACTTCGGACAGGTTCTGGCCGTGGGCGCGCCCGAGGCGGTGCAGGCCGATCCGGCCGTGGTCGCGGCCTATCTGGGCAGCGAAGACGCCGCCTTCCTGGGGCGATAACGTTATGGAAACGGATCTACGTCAATGTCGAAATCGTATGACACGACTCTGCCGCGTCTCCTCGCGAGAAACGCGGCGGCGCACGGGCGGCGCACCGCTCTGCGCGAGAAGGAATGGGGCATTTGGCAGTCCCACTCCTGGGAAGACTACCTCCGCCTGACCTCCGAATTCGCCGCCGGCCTTAAATCCCTGGGGTTCGGGCCCGGCGACGTCATCGTCCTCATCGGCGACAACAGGCCCGAATGGCTGTGGGCCGAACTGGCCATCCAGGCCTTGGGCGGAATCGCGCTCGGGCTCTACCAGGATGCCCCGGCCGAGGAGATCGGCTACGTCTTCGAGCTGACCGGCGCCAGGCTCGTGGTCGCCGAGGATCAGGAGCAGGTGGACAAGATGCTCGACCTGCGCCAGGGAGCGGCGGCCAAGCTCGAATACATCGTCTATCACGACGCCAAGGGCATGGCCTCCTATGACGAGCCCGGGCTCATGCACTTCGACCGCGTGCGCGAGGCGGGCAGGGCCGAGGCCCACCGCTTTGGTGAATGGATCGAGGAGCGCGACCCGGACGAGGTCTGCCTCATCGCCACGACCTCGGGCACCACGGGACGGCCCAAGCTGGCCATGCTCTCGCACCGCAACATGCTCTCCATGGCCGCCAACCTCGGCGCGGTGGACGAGAAGCGCGCGAGCGACGAGTTCGTCTCCTTCCTGCCCCTGGCCTGGATGGGCGAGCAGATGATGGCCGTGGCCTCTGCGCTGCTCTTCGGCTTCTGCGTCAATTTTCCCGAAGAACCCGACACCGTGCAAAACGACATCCGTGAGATCGGTCCGCACGTCATCTTCTCGCCGCCGCGCGTCTGGGAGAACATGGCCGCCACGGTGCGCGTCAAGATTCTCGAGACCACGCCCTTCAAGCGCTGGTGCTACAATTTCTTCATGCCGCTGGGCGAGGCTCATGCCGACGCGCTCTTCGCGGGCAGGCGGCCCGGACTCTTCCTGCGCCTGGGCAGGGCGCTTGGGCAGCTTCTGCTCTTTCGTGCGCTCAAAGACAACCTCGGTTTCTCGCGAGTGCGTTCGGCCTCTACCGGCGGCGCGGCCCTTGGCCCGGACACTTTTCGCTTCTTCCACGCCATCGGCGTGAACCTGAAGCAAATCTATGGCCAGACCGAGATCGCGGGCATCTCCTGCATCCACCGCGACGGCGAGGTGGACTTCACGAGCGTGGGCAGCCCCATCCCGGAGACCGAGATCATCCTTTCGGAGGAAGGCGAAATCCTTTCCAGAAGCGCGGCGGTCTTCAAGGGATACTTCAAGAACGAGAAGGCCACGGCCGAGACCATGCAGGACGGCTGGCTGCGCTCGGGCGACGCGGGCTTCTTCGACGACCGGGGCAGGCTCGTGGTCATCGACCGCCTGAAGGACGTCATGCAGCTCGCCTCGGGCGAGCGCTTCTCGCCTCAGTTCCTGGAGAACAAGCTCAAGTTCAGCCCCTATGTGCGCGAGGCCGTTGTCCTTGGCCATGAGCGCGATTTCGCGGCGGCCATCGTGTGCATCGACTTCGACATCGTGGGCCGCTTCGCCGAATCGCGCATGCTGACCTATACGACCTACCAGGATCTCGCGGCCAAGCCCGAGATATACGACCTGATCCACGACGAGATCGCGGCCATCAACGCGCAGTTGCCCGAGGCCCAGCGCATCCGGCGCTTCGCACTGCTCTACAAGGAACTCGACGCCGACGACGGCGAACTGACGCGTACCCGCAAGGTGCGGCGAGGCGTGGTTTCCGAGCGTTACGGCGCGCTCGTCGAGGGGCTGTACTCCAAGGCCTCGGAAGTGGCCCTGAAGACCGAGATCCAGTATCAGGACGGCCGCGTGCGGGGCATGTCCGGGACAATCGCCCTGCGGGGCGTGGCCTGAGGGAGAGGGCGTGGAATACTATCTGCAACTGTTCATCAACGGCTTGGTCATCGGCTCCATCTACAGCCTGGTGGCCCTTGGCTTCGTCATCATTTACAAGGCCACCAAGGTGGTCAACTTCGCCCAGGGTGAGATGCTCATGGCCGGAGCCTACATGTGCTTCGCCCTGACCGTGCAGGCGGGCATCCCGTTCCTGGCCTCGTTCCTGCTCACCCTGGGCTTCTCCATCGTCCTGGGCCTGTGCATCGAGCGATTGATTCTGCGGCCCATGATCGGCGAGCCCATCATCAGCGTGATCATGGTCACCATCGGCCTGTCCAGCGTGCTCAAGGCCGTGGTGCAGTTTTTCTGGGGCACGGACATCCGTGTCTATCCCCAGGTGCTGCCCAGCGATCCGGTCTTCGTGGCGGGCGTACCCGTGGCTCCGGTCTACATCGCGGCCTTCGTGCTCGCGGCCTTGCTTTTCGTGGCCTTCTCCGCTTTCTTCAAATATTCGCGCATGGGCATCGCCATGCGGGCCACGGCCTTCGACCAGCAGGCCGCGCAGTCCATGGGCATCGGCATCAAGAACATCTTCGCCCTGTCGTGGTGCATCGCGGCCGTGGTTTCGAGCATCGGCGGCATCATCCTGGGCAACATCAACGGCATCAACATCCAACTCGGCCAGTTGGGGCTGAAAGTATTCCCGGCCGTGATCCTGGGCGGCCTGGACAGCCTGCTCGGCGCGGCCATCGGCGGTCTGGCCATCGGTGTCCTCGAGAACATCTGCGGCGGATTGGCCCGAGACCTGTTCGGCATCTCGGGATTCCGCGAGGTCGCGGCCTTCATCTTCCTGGTCATAATCCTGATGATCAAGCCCTATGGGCTCTTCGGGACCAAGCACATCGAGCGGGTGTAACATGCAGGGCTCGTGCGGTCTTTTCCATACCTCCTACGCCGGCGAGGCCGGGCTGTTGCAGACGCGCTTCCAGAAGCTGCGCTTCGGCCTCTTCCTGCCGCTGTACTGTCTCGCGCCGCTGTTCATGGACGCCTACGACCTCTCGGTGCTGATCATGATTCACGTGGCCATCGTGGGCGCGGTCTCGCTGAACCTGCTCACTGGCTTCTGCGGCCAGATCTCGCTCGGTCACGGAGCCTTCATGGGCGTGGGGGCCTATGCCGCCGCAGTGGCCACAAATTCCGGGCTGCCGTTTTTCCTGGCGCTGCCCTTGGGCGGCTTCGCGGCCGCTGCCGTGGGCATGTTCTTCGGCATTCCCTCGCTCAGGCTCAAGGGCATCTATCTGGCTATCGCCACACTGGCGGCCCAGATCATCATCGAATACGTGCTGCTGCACTGGGATTCGGTGACAGGCGGCTCCAACGGCCTGCTCGTGGCCTCGCCCGAGATTCTCGGGCTGGCTTTCGACGACGAGCCCATGCACTTCTACCTGACCTTCGGCGTGGCCGTGATCGCTGTGCTGGCCGTGGCCAACATCGTACGCACCCGCATGGGCAGGGCCTTCGTCTCGGTGCGCGACTTCTATCTCTCGGCCGAGATTGTTGGCGTGAACCTCTTCACCACCAAGCTCACCGCCTTCGGCGTCAGTTCGTTCCTCGCCGGAGTCGCGGGCGGGCTGTGGGCGCACTACGTGATGTACATCACCCCGGAGATGTTCGGCATCGGCCTGTCCATCAGCTATCTCGCCATGATCATCATCGGGGGATTGGGCAGTGTGCAGGGCGCGGTCTTCGGCGCCATCTTCATCACCTTGCTGCCCGAAGTGCTCACGGCCGTGACCCAGGCGCTCAGCACCACCATGCCCGGCCTCTCCGAGTCCGTGATGGCCATGAAGGAAGGCATCTTCGGTCTCGTGCTGGTGCTCTTCCTGATCTTCGAGCCCGAGGGGCTCGCCTATCGCTGGCGCTTGTTCAAGGCCTACTGGAAACTGTATCCCTTCGCCCACTAACGAAAGACAGGAGGAAGGAGCCATGACCTCGGCCGGACTGCTGCTAGCGGGGACCGCCCCGCAAGAGAGAGTTCACGGACAATCGCGGACAAGGCCCCTGGCCCCACAAACGCGCAACGCATCGAGGATATCGTCATGAAAAAATATCTCATCATTTGTCTTGCCGCCTGCATGCTGTTGGCCGCCAGCGCGGCCATGGCCGCCGACAAGACCATCAGGGTCGGCGTGCTGGCCGCCCTTTCCGGCCCCACGTCCGACGTCGGCCCCTCCTACGCCAACGGCATCCGCGACTGCGCCAACTGGCTGAACGAAACCAAATACGTCCCGGGCCACACCTTCGAGATCATCCTCCAAGACTACGCCTACAACGCCCAGCAGGCCATCACCATCTACCGCCGCTTCACCTCCAAGGACAAGATCGTGGCCCTGCAGGGATGGGGAACCGCCGACACCGAAGCCTTGACCCAGTTCGTGGCCAGGGACCGCGTTCCGACGCTCTCGGCCTCCTACTCGGCCCACCTGACCGATCCGTCCAAGACGCCCTACAACTTCTTCATCTCCACGGACTACACCACCCAGCTTCGCGGCGGCCTGCAATACCTGCGCGACGCCTGGACCGAGTCCCGCGCTCCGCGCCTGGCCCTGATCTACCCCGACCACCCCTACGGCAAGGCCCCCATCGCGGGCGGCAAGGCCTTCGCCCGGGAGATCGGCTTCGAAGTCGTGGGCGAGGAGACCGTGGCCCTCGGCGCGCTGGACGCCACGGCGCAGCTTCTGGCCGTGCGCGACATGAAGCCCGACTTCGTGTGGATCGGGGGCACCACGTCCTCCACGGCCGTCATCCTCAAGGACGCCAAAAAGCTCGACTTCAGCCCCACCTTCCTGACCAACATCTGGGGCGTGGACGAGAACATCTTCAAGCTCGCCGGCGACGCGGCCGAAGGCGTCTACACCTTGCAGGCCTCGGCCGTGTACGGAGCGGACGTGCCCGGCATGAAGATCATCGAGCAGGCCACCAAGGGCGAGCCGCAGATGACGCACTACATCCGTGGTTTCGCCTCTATGCTGGTCATGGCCGAAGGGGCGCGCGTCGCCGCCGCGAAGGGGAGCGTTACCGGCCCGACCCTGAAGGACGCCCTTGAGACGCTGCGCGACTACGATCCCATGGGGCTCGTGCCGCCGGTCAGCTTCTTCCCCGACGACCACAGACCGAGCATGTCCGTCATGATCTACCGCATCGAGAACGGTGAGTTCGTGCTCAAGGGAACCCCCACCCTGCCGCGCAAGGCCGAGTGGCTGGGCAACTAGGGGAGGCCGCTTGAACCTGCTCAGCGTCGCCAACATCGAGGTCGTGTACAACGACGTCGTCCTGGTGCTGAAGGGCCTCTCGCTTGGCGTCGAGGAGGGCCGCATCACGGCCCTCCTCGGAGCCAACGGCGCGGGCAAATCCACCACGCTCAAGGCCATCTCCGGGCTTTTGGCCAGCGAGAACGGCGAGGTCACGGACGGCTCGATCATCTACGACGGCACGAACATCCTGCGGCAATCGCCCGAGAAGACCGTGCGCCAAGGCATCTTCCAGGTCATGGAGGGGCGTCGCGTGTTCGACGACCTGACCGTGGAGGAGAACCTGCGCTGCGGGGCGTTCACCCGGCCGTCCTCGGAATTCGCCGAGCGCCTGGAACGGGTCTATGCCTATTTTCCGCGCCTGCGCGAGCGCCGCACCCAGCTTGCTGGCTACATGTCGGGCGGTGAGCAGCAGATGCTGGCCATCGGCCGTGCGCTCATGGCGCGGCCCCGGCTCTTGCTCCTCGACGAGCCGTCGCTTGGCCTTGCGCCCATGCTCGTGGAGGAGATATTCGGCATCATCAAGACCATCAACGAGCAGGAAAGCACGACCATCCTGCTTGTGGAGCAGAACGCGCGCGCCGCGTTGTCCATCGCGGGGCACGGCTACATCATGGAGAACGGTCGCGTGGTCATGGACGGGCAGGCCCAGGCGCTTTTGAGCAACCCGGACGTGCAGGAGTTCTACCTGGGCATGGGGCATGGCGGCGAGAAGAAGAGCTACCGCGACGTCAAGCACTATCGGCGGCGCAAGCGCTGGCTCGGATAGCAGACTGCCCCAAAAACACCATCTGCCGCGTTGCCGCGAAAAGTTCAAATCCTCGCGTATTCGTGATACGCGTCGGCCTTGAACTTTTCTTGCGCCTTGCATCTGGCGCTTTTTGGACAGTCTGCAAAATGGTGTTGTTCAACGATCTCAAAAAGCATGAATGCAAAGCGGAAAATTTTTCGTTCACACGGCTTCGTCGCTGGGGCCAACTGATGGGTATGCCGTACTGACAACTCGGGGCGCGAGATTGGTGCATGGTTTCTGCTCCGGGCAACAACCGAGGGAGACGGACGATGAGCGTTGATCGCGAGCACGGCTACTGGTCCGAAACGGAGACTCTGGCGCCCGAGGCCAGACGCGAGGTGCAGTGGGAGACGCTGAGAGGTCTCGTGGCCCACGCGGCCGCCTCGTCCGCCGAATTCAAGGCCCGCCTGGAACGCGCCGGAGCCAGACCCGAAGACGTGCAGAGCCTCGACGACTTTCATGCCCTGCCGGTGCTGCCCAAGAAGGATCTCATGGCCGCGCAGCAGGCGTCCGGCCGGGGCGTTCTCGGCGGCATGGTCGCGGGCGGCTTGGGCTCCCTCTCGCGCATCTACCAGTCGCCCGGTCCGATCTACGATCCCGAAGGCAAGGGGCCGGATTACTGGGGCTTCGCCGAGGCCTTCTACGCGGCCGGGTTTCGGCCCGGCGATCTGGCCCAGAACACCTTCAGCTACCACCTGACCCCGGCCGGACTGATGCTCGAAGAGCCGCTTCGGGCCATCGGCTGCGCGGTCATCCCGGCCGGACCCGGCAACACCGAAAAGCAGATCGAACTCATGACCGCGCTGCCCGTGACCGGGTTCGTTGGCATGGCCAGCTATCTTCGCGTCATCGCGGAGAAGGCCGTGGCCATGGGGCTTCAGCCGCGCGAGCATTTCAACCTGCGCACGGCCTTCGTGGCCGCAGAGCGGCTGCCCGAGAGCCTGCGCCGCGAGGTGGAGGAACTCTTCGGCATGCGCGTACGCCAAGGTTACGGCACGGCCGACGTGGGCTGCATCGCCTACGAATGCTCGCATCTCGGCGGCATGCACCTGACCAACCGGGGCTTCGTGGAGATCGTGGACCCGCAGACCAAGCGCCCCGTACCCGTCGGAGAGACCGGCGAGGTCGTCTTCACGCCCTTCGTGCGCGAATATCCGCTCATCCGGCTCGCCACGGGCGACCTCTCCTACCTCGTGGCCGAGCCCTGCGCCTGCGGCCGCACCTCCATGAAGCTCGGGGCCATCGTGGGCCGGGTGGACGACACGGCCAAG from Alkalidesulfovibrio alkalitolerans DSM 16529 includes these protein-coding regions:
- the hypB gene encoding hydrogenase nickel incorporation protein HypB, with translation MQIPVVRNILEANDRIAGQLKKLFAEKGILVLNLMSSPGAGKTSLLERTLTDLAPEMRMAVIEGDLQTDNDARRVAATGAQAVQVNTEGGCHLDGSMVMEALNSIDLDGLDILFVENVGNLVCPAEFSVGEDFNVALLSVAEGDDKPEKYPLLFHISAVMVLNKTDLLPYVDFDLEKATAHAKKLNEDIAVFPVSCRSGEGLNAWYDWLRTARAGKARS
- a CDS encoding branched-chain amino acid ABC transporter permease, translating into MQGSCGLFHTSYAGEAGLLQTRFQKLRFGLFLPLYCLAPLFMDAYDLSVLIMIHVAIVGAVSLNLLTGFCGQISLGHGAFMGVGAYAAAVATNSGLPFFLALPLGGFAAAAVGMFFGIPSLRLKGIYLAIATLAAQIIIEYVLLHWDSVTGGSNGLLVASPEILGLAFDDEPMHFYLTFGVAVIAVLAVANIVRTRMGRAFVSVRDFYLSAEIVGVNLFTTKLTAFGVSSFLAGVAGGLWAHYVMYITPEMFGIGLSISYLAMIIIGGLGSVQGAVFGAIFITLLPEVLTAVTQALSTTMPGLSESVMAMKEGIFGLVLVLFLIFEPEGLAYRWRLFKAYWKLYPFAH
- a CDS encoding phenylacetate--CoA ligase family protein encodes the protein MSVDREHGYWSETETLAPEARREVQWETLRGLVAHAAASSAEFKARLERAGARPEDVQSLDDFHALPVLPKKDLMAAQQASGRGVLGGMVAGGLGSLSRIYQSPGPIYDPEGKGPDYWGFAEAFYAAGFRPGDLAQNTFSYHLTPAGLMLEEPLRAIGCAVIPAGPGNTEKQIELMTALPVTGFVGMASYLRVIAEKAVAMGLQPREHFNLRTAFVAAERLPESLRREVEELFGMRVRQGYGTADVGCIAYECSHLGGMHLTNRGFVEIVDPQTKRPVPVGETGEVVFTPFVREYPLIRLATGDLSYLVAEPCACGRTSMKLGAIVGRVDDTAKVKGQFIYPSQAAQVVARFPAISCWRIRVDNPGGKDRLTVCLRAGEGFDAAAFAKAFQDVCKLRPEVELLDADLPEGCARLVDERTFE
- a CDS encoding hydrogenase maturation nickel metallochaperone HypA/HybF encodes the protein MHEMSVVQSLMDIIRQEMGRHGVTRLLAVTVVHGRLTNVVPEALEFAWQVMTEGTELAGAELTMQEAPLRMRCGGCRLEFEPENLAAVAAPCPACGEQIGHEVIGGRELHISHIEAE
- a CDS encoding AMP-binding protein → MSKSYDTTLPRLLARNAAAHGRRTALREKEWGIWQSHSWEDYLRLTSEFAAGLKSLGFGPGDVIVLIGDNRPEWLWAELAIQALGGIALGLYQDAPAEEIGYVFELTGARLVVAEDQEQVDKMLDLRQGAAAKLEYIVYHDAKGMASYDEPGLMHFDRVREAGRAEAHRFGEWIEERDPDEVCLIATTSGTTGRPKLAMLSHRNMLSMAANLGAVDEKRASDEFVSFLPLAWMGEQMMAVASALLFGFCVNFPEEPDTVQNDIREIGPHVIFSPPRVWENMAATVRVKILETTPFKRWCYNFFMPLGEAHADALFAGRRPGLFLRLGRALGQLLLFRALKDNLGFSRVRSASTGGAALGPDTFRFFHAIGVNLKQIYGQTEIAGISCIHRDGEVDFTSVGSPIPETEIILSEEGEILSRSAAVFKGYFKNEKATAETMQDGWLRSGDAGFFDDRGRLVVIDRLKDVMQLASGERFSPQFLENKLKFSPYVREAVVLGHERDFAAAIVCIDFDIVGRFAESRMLTYTTYQDLAAKPEIYDLIHDEIAAINAQLPEAQRIRRFALLYKELDADDGELTRTRKVRRGVVSERYGALVEGLYSKASEVALKTEIQYQDGRVRGMSGTIALRGVA
- a CDS encoding ABC transporter ATP-binding protein translates to MPMLSVDKVTLTFKGIAALMDVSFSIEEGSICSLIGPNGAGKTSMLNCISGRYTPDSGSITLNGQDLLRIPAHRRTRLGLSRTFQNIALFKGLSVLDNLMVGRHARMDYGILAGMLYFGRARREEDAHRRRVEEIIDFLGLSPYRHHPAGKLPYGVQKRVELGRALAAEPRLVLLDEPMAGMNLEETEDMARYILDLNEEWGVTVFLVEHDMGVVMDISDRVVVLDFGQVLAVGAPEAVQADPAVVAAYLGSEDAAFLGR
- a CDS encoding ABC transporter substrate-binding protein: MKKYLIICLAACMLLAASAAMAADKTIRVGVLAALSGPTSDVGPSYANGIRDCANWLNETKYVPGHTFEIILQDYAYNAQQAITIYRRFTSKDKIVALQGWGTADTEALTQFVARDRVPTLSASYSAHLTDPSKTPYNFFISTDYTTQLRGGLQYLRDAWTESRAPRLALIYPDHPYGKAPIAGGKAFAREIGFEVVGEETVALGALDATAQLLAVRDMKPDFVWIGGTTSSTAVILKDAKKLDFSPTFLTNIWGVDENIFKLAGDAAEGVYTLQASAVYGADVPGMKIIEQATKGEPQMTHYIRGFASMLVMAEGARVAAAKGSVTGPTLKDALETLRDYDPMGLVPPVSFFPDDHRPSMSVMIYRIENGEFVLKGTPTLPRKAEWLGN
- a CDS encoding ABC transporter ATP-binding protein — encoded protein: MNLLSVANIEVVYNDVVLVLKGLSLGVEEGRITALLGANGAGKSTTLKAISGLLASENGEVTDGSIIYDGTNILRQSPEKTVRQGIFQVMEGRRVFDDLTVEENLRCGAFTRPSSEFAERLERVYAYFPRLRERRTQLAGYMSGGEQQMLAIGRALMARPRLLLLDEPSLGLAPMLVEEIFGIIKTINEQESTTILLVEQNARAALSIAGHGYIMENGRVVMDGQAQALLSNPDVQEFYLGMGHGGEKKSYRDVKHYRRRKRWLG
- a CDS encoding Mrp/NBP35 family ATP-binding protein, yielding MSQSCSGCPSASSCSPKEKDSCGGPSEAEKELQNVLSRIKHKIVVLSGKGGVGKSTVAANIAMSLAQAGKKVGLLDVDVHGPSIPRLLSLKGQQPGMNDNSIEPVPYARNLWVMSTGFLLPTDSDAVIWRGPVKIGVIRQFIQNVAWGDLDYLIVDCPPGTGDEPLTVMQLLSPSAKAVIVTTPHMLAVDDVRRSITFVGLVDAKVLGIVENMSGFVCPDCGKQHEIFNTGGGEKLALETGVPFLGRIPFDPELARAGDEGFDYSKVYPDSETSKAVARIIEPLLKLDA
- a CDS encoding CBS domain-containing protein — protein: MYVGLKMLKKFVTATPKTLVKDARRLLEEQRLWMLLVMEGDRLVGYVRLEDIMAALPSIMTTLEKHELNYLLSKLTVEKIIRKDITSVSPTMDIESAAKIMHDKNLAGLAVVDDDTGKLLGYINRSVMLEVLVEEMGLLAGGKRIVFEVADRPGVIHEVSGIIAQKGVSIISTGTFFHENRRMVVIRVATEDESPIAAALQERGYKLVTAADFVGEWL
- a CDS encoding branched-chain amino acid ABC transporter permease; the encoded protein is MEYYLQLFINGLVIGSIYSLVALGFVIIYKATKVVNFAQGEMLMAGAYMCFALTVQAGIPFLASFLLTLGFSIVLGLCIERLILRPMIGEPIISVIMVTIGLSSVLKAVVQFFWGTDIRVYPQVLPSDPVFVAGVPVAPVYIAAFVLAALLFVAFSAFFKYSRMGIAMRATAFDQQAAQSMGIGIKNIFALSWCIAAVVSSIGGIILGNINGINIQLGQLGLKVFPAVILGGLDSLLGAAIGGLAIGVLENICGGLARDLFGISGFREVAAFIFLVIILMIKPYGLFGTKHIERV